Proteins encoded by one window of Salicibibacter halophilus:
- the rnr gene encoding ribonuclease R, translated as MVEETIEPVLTHIRDEAKKPVSVHELQEALQMDAAKDRKDLMKTLNHLEETGQLIRTRNNRYGLPEKMNLIKGTVQAHRKGFAFILPEDSGQDDVYVAPGDLAGAMNRDTVFARIQSRSGGQSGDRSEGAVVRILERGTTRVVGTYLDYERYGFVTPDDKRLYDDVFVPKGQEHGAADGHKVVLELTKYPEGRMGAEGVVVTILGHKNDPGTDILSIIHKHELPGEFPEVVQEEAAAAPDEIEKDEIDRRRDLREQTIVTIDGADAKDLDDAVTVKRLDNGNYRLGVHIADVSYYVEEGSAIDVEAEDRGTSSYLVDRVIPMIPHRLSNGICSLNPKVDRLTISCEMEISPEGDVVDHDIFESVIRTSARMTYTEVKEILVDQNEETRERYRSLVPLFEDMENLAAILRNKRFERGAIDFDFKEAKVEMDEDGHPTDVRIIERSVAERLIEEFMLAANETIAEHFHWLKLPFIYRIHEDPDEDKLQSFLEFITSFGYVMKGRGDSIHPGALQEVLQAVKGEAEETVINTVMLRSMQQAKYDPTNVGHFGLAADFYTHFTSPIRRYPDLIVHRLIRTYLLQNKTGKKTVDHWQGRLPDIAKHSSAMERRSVDAERDVDDLKKAEFMKDKIGEEFPAFVSGAANFGLFIRLENTIEGLVHVSHLTDDYYHYDERQFALIGERTANMYRIGDRVDVRVLDVNMDEPNIDFEIVGMPERKRRKPSEGQKVIQGERGRPKDHKPPKNNTKSKNGGKKGKKKKKSKRS; from the coding sequence ATGGTGGAAGAAACTATAGAACCGGTGCTCACCCATATTCGTGACGAAGCAAAAAAACCGGTGAGCGTACATGAATTGCAAGAAGCGTTACAAATGGATGCTGCAAAAGATCGAAAAGATTTAATGAAAACGTTGAATCATTTGGAGGAGACCGGCCAGTTAATTCGTACGCGTAACAACCGCTATGGCCTACCGGAAAAAATGAATTTGATTAAAGGGACGGTACAAGCCCATCGCAAAGGTTTTGCTTTTATATTGCCTGAAGATTCAGGGCAAGATGATGTGTATGTGGCACCCGGGGATCTTGCCGGTGCCATGAACAGAGACACGGTTTTTGCCCGCATTCAATCCCGGTCGGGAGGGCAATCCGGTGATCGTTCCGAAGGTGCTGTCGTTCGCATTCTCGAAAGGGGCACGACGCGGGTTGTAGGAACATATCTCGACTATGAACGTTATGGGTTTGTTACCCCGGATGATAAACGTTTATATGACGATGTTTTTGTTCCTAAAGGACAGGAGCACGGAGCCGCCGACGGACATAAAGTGGTGCTTGAACTCACGAAATATCCGGAAGGGCGTATGGGGGCTGAAGGGGTCGTCGTTACCATTCTCGGGCATAAAAACGATCCCGGGACCGATATTTTGTCGATTATTCATAAACATGAACTGCCCGGGGAATTCCCGGAAGTGGTACAGGAAGAAGCAGCCGCCGCGCCTGACGAGATTGAAAAGGATGAAATAGACCGCCGCCGTGATTTGCGGGAGCAAACGATTGTCACCATCGATGGTGCCGATGCGAAAGACCTTGATGATGCCGTAACCGTGAAGCGCCTGGATAACGGCAATTATCGCCTCGGTGTTCATATTGCCGATGTCAGCTATTATGTGGAAGAAGGTTCTGCCATTGACGTGGAAGCCGAAGATCGCGGGACGAGTTCTTACCTCGTTGATCGCGTCATCCCAATGATCCCGCACCGGTTGTCCAATGGCATCTGTTCCTTGAATCCGAAAGTGGACAGACTCACTATCTCCTGTGAAATGGAGATTAGCCCTGAAGGGGACGTCGTTGATCATGACATTTTCGAGAGTGTCATCCGCACATCTGCACGCATGACGTACACGGAAGTGAAAGAAATTCTCGTCGACCAAAATGAAGAGACGAGAGAGCGGTATCGATCCCTCGTTCCCCTTTTTGAAGACATGGAAAACTTGGCTGCTATTTTAAGAAACAAGCGTTTTGAACGTGGAGCGATTGATTTTGATTTCAAGGAAGCGAAAGTCGAAATGGATGAGGACGGCCATCCCACAGATGTCCGTATTATCGAACGTTCTGTAGCCGAGCGTTTAATCGAAGAGTTCATGCTGGCGGCAAATGAAACCATTGCCGAGCATTTTCATTGGTTGAAGCTTCCGTTTATTTACCGTATTCACGAAGATCCGGACGAGGATAAATTGCAAAGTTTTCTCGAGTTCATTACGAGCTTTGGCTATGTGATGAAAGGGCGCGGAGATTCCATTCATCCCGGAGCCCTGCAGGAAGTGTTGCAAGCGGTAAAAGGGGAAGCGGAAGAAACGGTCATTAATACGGTCATGCTGCGATCCATGCAACAAGCCAAGTACGATCCCACAAATGTCGGGCACTTTGGGTTGGCTGCGGATTTTTACACGCACTTTACCTCGCCGATCCGCCGCTATCCGGATTTGATTGTGCATCGTTTGATTCGCACGTACTTGTTGCAAAATAAAACCGGTAAAAAGACAGTGGACCATTGGCAAGGACGTCTTCCGGATATTGCTAAACATTCGTCGGCCATGGAACGCCGTTCCGTTGACGCCGAACGGGATGTGGATGATTTAAAAAAAGCTGAGTTCATGAAAGACAAGATCGGCGAAGAGTTTCCGGCTTTTGTCAGCGGTGCAGCAAATTTTGGCTTGTTCATCCGTTTGGAAAATACCATTGAAGGCCTTGTCCACGTCAGTCATTTGACCGATGATTATTATCATTATGACGAACGCCAATTCGCGCTGATTGGAGAGCGAACCGCGAACATGTACCGTATCGGCGACCGCGTAGACGTACGCGTCCTCGATGTGAACATGGATGAGCCGAACATTGATTTTGAAATCGTCGGCATGCCGGAACGGAAAAGACGCAAACCATCGGAAGGCCAAAAGGTCATTCAAGGCGAACGCGGACGCCCGAAAGATCATAAACCGCCGAAAAATAATACGAAAAGCAAAAACGGGGGCAAGAAAGGAAAGAAAAAGAAGAAAAGTAAACGGTCGTAA
- the ggt gene encoding gamma-glutamyltransferase, with protein sequence MDRKKEKKKESLGVLLLLAVATVLLSVQATLNGPTNPDPSYQTQEAAPEDPESPGIGVATDNPEATDVGMDVLKEGGNAVDAAVAISYSLGVLEPFASGIGGGGIMLVHSADDPEPVLYDYRETAPDKEQKPESGIGTPGFVMGMHEAHEDFGNQSLEYLLKPAIKQAENGVEVSNSLHSHLINASDHISRNDDASFFYPGGRAIEEGETLYQQELAEMMAIISEEGSETFYQGAIANQLAESVDGIEKEDLESYEVEKTEPIQGEFAGFDVYAPPPPAGGSMLIQTLQMTEELQIGQYKNLPADFAKGVGEINRESYQDRLETIGDPEFVDVSEEITSKEYSRELASNVSRDAMDEFEDHGDEAGEDGNTTHFVVVDQEGMMVSVTNTLNSFFGSGEFTNGFFLINQLDNFSQSSASPNAYEPNKRPFSYITPTVLAKNGTPIIGIGSAGGRRITSTLSQTLIRHLLFEQPIDEAIEENRFYRDKQDKKMYYEERISPEMEEELENDGYTVDNSRSPVYFGSVQSLTIDYESGNIYGGSDSRRNGEWKSR encoded by the coding sequence TTGGACCGCAAGAAAGAAAAAAAGAAAGAAAGCTTAGGCGTTCTTTTGTTGTTGGCCGTAGCTACTGTGTTACTGAGTGTTCAGGCCACTCTTAATGGTCCGACAAACCCTGACCCTAGTTATCAAACACAGGAGGCAGCTCCCGAAGATCCCGAAAGCCCTGGCATAGGAGTAGCAACTGACAATCCTGAGGCCACTGATGTGGGCATGGATGTGTTGAAAGAAGGGGGCAACGCAGTTGATGCAGCAGTAGCCATTTCCTATTCTTTGGGTGTTCTAGAACCTTTTGCTTCCGGAATCGGGGGTGGGGGGATCATGCTCGTTCATTCTGCTGATGATCCGGAACCTGTGCTATATGATTACCGAGAAACTGCTCCCGATAAAGAGCAAAAGCCGGAGTCTGGCATCGGTACTCCTGGTTTTGTCATGGGAATGCACGAAGCCCATGAGGATTTCGGAAACCAGTCGTTGGAGTATTTATTAAAACCAGCGATTAAGCAAGCCGAAAATGGGGTCGAGGTTTCGAACTCCCTTCATTCTCATTTGATTAACGCCAGTGATCATATTTCTCGCAACGATGATGCATCTTTTTTTTATCCTGGGGGCCGAGCCATCGAAGAAGGAGAGACTCTTTATCAACAAGAATTGGCTGAAATGATGGCGATCATTAGTGAAGAAGGGTCTGAGACCTTCTATCAAGGAGCAATAGCAAATCAATTGGCGGAGAGTGTGGATGGTATAGAGAAAGAAGATCTTGAAAGCTATGAAGTGGAAAAAACAGAACCTATTCAAGGGGAATTTGCAGGTTTTGATGTATATGCTCCCCCGCCTCCTGCCGGAGGATCCATGCTCATTCAAACGTTACAGATGACAGAGGAACTACAAATAGGCCAATACAAGAACCTGCCCGCGGATTTTGCTAAAGGGGTAGGTGAAATTAATCGTGAATCTTATCAAGACCGTCTCGAAACCATAGGCGATCCAGAGTTTGTTGATGTATCGGAAGAAATAACCAGTAAGGAGTACAGCCGAGAACTGGCTTCAAATGTTTCCCGAGATGCTATGGATGAGTTTGAAGATCACGGGGATGAGGCAGGGGAAGATGGAAACACCACTCATTTTGTTGTTGTCGATCAAGAGGGGATGATGGTATCTGTGACTAACACCCTGAACAGTTTTTTTGGTTCCGGAGAATTTACGAACGGTTTTTTCTTAATTAATCAGTTAGATAATTTTTCTCAAAGTTCGGCCTCGCCTAATGCGTATGAACCAAACAAGCGGCCTTTTAGTTATATCACTCCCACGGTGTTGGCGAAAAATGGAACACCAATAATCGGCATCGGCAGTGCCGGCGGAAGGCGGATAACGTCTACGTTATCCCAGACATTGATTCGTCACTTGCTTTTTGAACAACCCATCGATGAAGCCATTGAAGAGAACCGTTTTTATCGAGATAAGCAAGACAAAAAAATGTATTATGAAGAGCGTATTTCTCCTGAAATGGAAGAGGAATTAGAAAATGACGGGTACACGGTTGATAATTCACGAAGCCCCGTATACTTTGGCAGTGTTCAAAGTCTTACGATTGATTACGAGTCGGGGAATATTTATGGTGGCTCAGATTCCAGAAGAAATGGTGAATGGAAGTCACGATAA
- a CDS encoding ISL3 family transposase — protein MLTHYTMVHECKEVPFAIIHQEEIPFGYPNPGLYRYLQLLNEGTRCPDCGYWTTRVHEHHMKQVVAGAHNDTPIFDHFNHRRFICDACCRTFMEPLPWLKPYQRMSVIAKQSLIFATADRTFKSVGEAFDRSGQTIGVHARACHGEHPAISDRSTPALIGLDEISLAKGKGKYRLVMYDLSVPWRPQLFELHESRRKEAVMDLFNQLSQPEQVIAVAIDMWRPYQTAIKAALPQAIVVIDAFHVIQASTRALDDVRKSVQHVLTKEERVALKEDKDLFAERTEELTPEQQERLKHWETTSPTLAQAMRLHQKLRQLYQCHDLEEALDHLGAWEKEVIASSLEPFDDLLKTIWNWLPEILHRFHYRISNAKTEGKNNQLRTMNQQGFGYSLFSLQARMQVKEEKEAILKWRKYQARCEQRIHQEEYPPAT, from the coding sequence ATGCTTACCCATTATACCATGGTCCATGAATGTAAAGAAGTCCCTTTTGCCATTATCCATCAAGAAGAAATTCCATTTGGTTATCCGAACCCAGGATTATATCGCTACCTTCAGTTACTGAATGAAGGCACACGTTGTCCGGATTGTGGGTACTGGACAACCCGAGTGCATGAGCATCACATGAAGCAAGTGGTTGCAGGCGCTCACAACGATACACCGATCTTTGATCATTTCAACCATCGTCGATTTATATGTGATGCCTGTTGTCGTACGTTTATGGAGCCATTACCTTGGCTCAAACCATATCAACGAATGTCGGTGATAGCCAAGCAATCACTGATATTTGCAACGGCCGACCGTACCTTCAAATCGGTAGGAGAAGCCTTTGATCGCAGTGGTCAAACTATTGGGGTCCATGCACGCGCATGTCATGGGGAGCATCCAGCTATTTCGGATCGATCCACCCCCGCACTCATCGGCCTTGATGAAATCAGTTTGGCCAAAGGAAAAGGCAAGTATCGGTTGGTCATGTACGATCTCTCGGTACCATGGCGGCCCCAGTTATTCGAGTTACATGAAAGTCGTCGCAAAGAAGCTGTCATGGATCTTTTCAACCAATTGTCTCAACCTGAACAAGTGATTGCGGTTGCGATCGATATGTGGAGGCCTTATCAGACAGCGATTAAGGCCGCCCTCCCTCAAGCGATCGTGGTCATTGATGCCTTCCATGTCATCCAAGCTTCGACGCGTGCCTTGGACGATGTGCGAAAAAGCGTCCAACATGTTTTGACCAAAGAAGAACGGGTGGCATTAAAAGAAGACAAAGACTTGTTTGCTGAACGAACGGAAGAATTAACCCCGGAACAACAAGAACGTCTGAAGCATTGGGAGACAACATCACCGACGTTAGCTCAAGCCATGCGCCTGCATCAAAAACTTCGCCAATTGTATCAATGCCATGATCTGGAAGAAGCATTGGATCATTTAGGGGCGTGGGAAAAAGAGGTCATCGCCTCTTCCCTGGAGCCGTTCGATGATCTTCTCAAGACGATTTGGAATTGGTTGCCGGAAATTCTCCATCGGTTTCACTATCGTATATCCAACGCCAAAACCGAAGGGAAGAACAACCAACTCCGCACGATGAATCAACAAGGGTTTGGCTATTCGTTATTCTCTCTTCAAGCTCGGATGCAGGTGAAGGAAGAAAAAGAGGCGATCCTTAAATGGAGAAAATATCAAGCTCGGTGTGAACAAAGAATCCATCAAGAAGAATACCCACCGGCAACCTAA
- a CDS encoding ATP-binding cassette domain-containing protein, producing the protein MNVIECKDVTKSYRRANALNGLSFTIEENKIVGLVGRNGAGKTTLMKILAGFLRETSGEVNVFSERPFNHLFVSANSIFIDEHMHFPSKMSLADIVKEANYFYKNWACELADQLIDYFNLDRHRLHKHLSKGQRSTFNMLIGIASRCPLTILDEPAAGMDTAVRKDMYRALLKDYIAYPRTILFSSHHIEEIEDILEEVLLIDEGEKHLHLSMDDLQEATIGFTGKEALVYPLLIDQDILSAKKIGREDVRVIAKNRFTTEGLQTMKQAGVHLFSVSASDACVHLTAKTSGGIDDVFNGS; encoded by the coding sequence ATGAATGTTATCGAGTGTAAGGATGTGACAAAATCCTATAGACGAGCAAATGCGCTAAACGGATTGTCATTTACGATTGAAGAAAACAAAATCGTCGGACTTGTCGGCCGGAATGGGGCAGGCAAAACAACCTTGATGAAAATTCTCGCCGGGTTTTTGCGCGAAACTTCCGGAGAAGTGAACGTTTTTTCTGAGCGGCCATTTAATCACCTGTTTGTATCGGCGAATTCGATTTTTATTGATGAACACATGCATTTTCCATCTAAGATGTCGCTTGCCGATATTGTGAAGGAAGCAAATTACTTTTATAAAAATTGGGCTTGCGAATTGGCCGATCAACTCATTGACTATTTCAACCTTGATCGTCATCGACTCCACAAGCATCTGTCTAAAGGGCAACGGAGCACGTTTAATATGTTGATCGGCATTGCTTCCCGGTGCCCGCTCACCATTCTTGATGAACCGGCAGCCGGGATGGATACAGCCGTGAGAAAAGATATGTACAGAGCTTTGTTAAAAGATTACATCGCTTATCCCCGGACGATCCTTTTCTCGAGTCATCATATCGAGGAGATCGAGGATATTTTGGAAGAGGTATTGCTCATTGATGAAGGAGAGAAACATTTGCACCTTTCTATGGATGATTTGCAGGAAGCCACTATTGGTTTCACCGGAAAAGAAGCATTGGTATATCCGTTGCTCATCGATCAAGACATTTTGTCGGCCAAAAAGATCGGACGGGAAGATGTCCGTGTTATCGCCAAGAACCGTTTTACTACGGAAGGTTTGCAAACAATGAAGCAGGCGGGCGTTCATCTTTTCTCGGTTTCTGCGAGTGATGCCTGTGTTCATCTTACTGCGAAAACGAGTGGGGGGATCGATGATGTCTTTAACGGAAGTTAA
- a CDS encoding CynX/NimT family MFS transporter, with protein sequence MDITTNRDRYYTFLLLAAVMLIAATLRSPMTSVGPLIPLLREELQVSNALIGMVNTLPLIAFGLFSPFVPILSRKIGMEKTLLIAMVILSIGTFIRSLGEISILLFGTLLVGVAIAAGNVLMPGLIKLSFPYRIGLMTGLYSVAMNVFGALASGISVPLADLELLDWRNSLQIWTILSFLAVLVLLLRLPAILSDNKKVPGQVKAQPSNNLFTSKIAWAVTIYMGLQSLIPYSLFTWLPDILLEKGFSQEDAGWLIALFQIGLLPANFIVPIIASKLNNQRVLAFASGLFFFFGLLGVSLVSSQLIVVFLLLAGVGAGTTFSLAMMFFVLRTNTVSESSQLSGMAQSIGYILAATGPIFLGAIAEWFHGWTVPLVILMVVSLLIAFFGTIAGRNETVSLKARGT encoded by the coding sequence ATGGATATTACAACAAACCGGGATCGGTATTATACGTTTCTATTGCTTGCGGCTGTGATGTTGATAGCCGCCACTCTTCGTTCTCCGATGACCTCGGTCGGTCCTCTAATCCCCTTATTGAGGGAAGAATTACAAGTATCAAATGCCTTGATAGGGATGGTAAACACATTGCCCCTTATTGCATTTGGATTATTTTCACCGTTTGTACCGATTTTATCTAGAAAAATAGGAATGGAAAAAACACTATTAATCGCTATGGTTATCTTATCAATTGGAACTTTCATCCGTTCACTCGGTGAAATTTCAATTCTTTTATTTGGTACGTTACTTGTTGGAGTGGCTATTGCGGCAGGGAATGTTCTTATGCCGGGTTTAATCAAATTGAGTTTTCCCTATCGGATTGGGCTAATGACCGGTCTTTATTCCGTTGCTATGAATGTATTTGGCGCACTTGCTTCAGGAATATCCGTTCCTTTAGCCGATTTAGAACTCCTAGACTGGCGAAACTCCTTGCAAATATGGACTATTCTATCATTTTTGGCCGTGCTCGTATTACTTTTGCGATTACCAGCCATTCTTTCTGACAATAAAAAAGTTCCCGGGCAAGTAAAAGCGCAGCCATCAAACAATTTGTTTACATCCAAAATTGCATGGGCGGTTACCATTTATATGGGATTGCAATCTTTGATTCCATATAGCCTTTTTACATGGCTGCCGGATATTCTGCTTGAAAAAGGGTTTAGTCAAGAAGATGCCGGTTGGCTGATCGCTCTCTTTCAAATTGGTTTATTACCGGCAAATTTTATCGTGCCTATTATTGCTTCTAAATTAAATAATCAACGTGTTCTTGCCTTTGCATCCGGCTTATTTTTCTTTTTTGGATTATTGGGGGTTTCCCTCGTATCCTCGCAACTGATTGTTGTATTTTTACTATTGGCGGGCGTTGGTGCAGGAACAACATTTAGTTTGGCAATGATGTTTTTCGTACTTCGTACCAATACGGTTTCCGAGTCCTCTCAACTGTCAGGCATGGCTCAATCTATTGGTTATATACTTGCCGCAACCGGGCCTATTTTTCTAGGGGCAATAGCAGAATGGTTTCACGGCTGGACTGTTCCTCTAGTCATTCTAATGGTCGTATCCCTTTTAATAGCTTTCTTCGGGACGATAGCCGGGAGAAACGAAACAGTTTCACTCAAAGCAAGAGGAACTTGA
- a CDS encoding GntR family transcriptional regulator, with the protein MILNSDELKPIYIQISKWIEGEILNGVFGVDEKVYSQYTLAEMFNINPATAAKGLTKLAEEDILYDKRGLGKFVANDAREKIIDKRKNHTLKRMLKEIVQESERLEMGEEELIMMLKAVKKGEDEQ; encoded by the coding sequence TTGATTCTAAATTCAGATGAATTAAAGCCGATCTATATCCAAATCTCCAAATGGATCGAAGGTGAAATTTTGAATGGCGTCTTTGGGGTAGATGAAAAGGTGTATTCCCAATATACGCTTGCGGAGATGTTCAACATTAATCCGGCGACGGCGGCCAAAGGATTAACGAAACTTGCGGAAGAGGATATTTTGTATGACAAACGCGGACTTGGTAAATTTGTCGCGAACGATGCTAGAGAAAAGATCATCGATAAACGCAAAAACCATACGTTGAAAAGGATGCTGAAAGAAATCGTTCAGGAATCAGAACGCTTGGAGATGGGCGAAGAGGAATTGATCATGATGTTGAAAGCCGTCAAGAAAGGGGAGGACGAACAATGA
- a CDS encoding HEPN domain-containing protein, with amino-acid sequence MKFRFITILHYLKLDTIKKRGVKIYPGARISNGSQILSKTLETELMRTTLGDHSITEFINSVYFYIDGTFNHIHSKKDMDEIGNEHALLYLRHAQAFARKLWEIKDNNVYVRDGFFIFYHNHFNEGFTYKASLAEIFTCATGEKKNSLFTGSEISSAINNFEPPKIEDFEGERSESKWSSSKHLSKAFGSNRMVRAHYFIESARKSHVVSIKIVFYCHALECLFTVENSEVHPEIAERVSILLSSSKESKMKLFQLIKSAYSHRSRLLHGQYLKETESTLIEISNELDNVLRQLILYNHEIFS; translated from the coding sequence ATGAAATTTAGATTCATTACTATCCTTCATTACTTGAAATTAGATACGATAAAAAAAAGAGGAGTTAAAATTTATCCGGGTGCCAGAATTTCAAATGGTTCACAAATATTATCAAAAACACTGGAAACAGAGTTAATGCGTACTACACTAGGTGATCACTCAATAACTGAATTTATAAATAGTGTATATTTTTATATTGATGGGACTTTTAACCATATACATTCAAAAAAGGATATGGATGAAATAGGAAACGAACATGCCCTTCTCTATTTAAGGCATGCCCAGGCTTTCGCGCGAAAATTATGGGAGATAAAAGATAATAATGTATATGTAAGAGATGGTTTTTTCATTTTTTATCACAACCATTTTAATGAAGGATTCACCTATAAAGCATCTTTGGCAGAAATATTTACTTGTGCTACTGGAGAGAAGAAAAACTCACTATTTACGGGTTCGGAAATATCTTCAGCTATTAATAATTTTGAACCGCCTAAAATAGAAGACTTTGAAGGAGAAAGATCGGAAAGTAAATGGTCGAGTTCAAAGCATTTATCTAAAGCATTTGGGTCTAATCGAATGGTAAGAGCACATTACTTTATAGAATCAGCTAGAAAAAGCCATGTTGTATCCATTAAAATCGTATTTTATTGCCATGCTTTAGAATGTTTATTTACAGTGGAAAACTCTGAAGTTCATCCCGAGATTGCGGAACGTGTGTCTATTTTGCTGAGTAGTTCAAAAGAGTCAAAGATGAAACTATTTCAATTAATAAAAAGTGCTTATAGCCATCGGTCAAGATTGTTGCACGGTCAATACCTTAAAGAAACAGAATCAACTTTAATTGAAATATCTAATGAATTAGACAATGTACTAAGACAACTCATTTTATATAACCACGAGATCTTTTCTTAA
- the pgsC gene encoding poly-gamma-glutamate biosynthesis protein PgsC, producing the protein MGLSEITIALVAGVTFSLVFAEKTGILPAGLVVPGYLALVIDAPLYAISIFFVSFATYLAVMHVINRFTILYGRRKFTAMLLTGILLKLGFDNVFGITPIDVGNLQAIGLIVPGLIANTIQRQGVIPTISSTMLLSFLSFGVLLLYQTFFV; encoded by the coding sequence TTGGGGTTATCGGAAATTACGATTGCGCTCGTGGCAGGTGTGACGTTTAGTCTCGTTTTTGCTGAAAAAACCGGTATTTTACCGGCTGGTTTAGTCGTTCCGGGTTATTTGGCACTTGTGATCGACGCCCCGTTATACGCTATTTCGATCTTTTTTGTCAGTTTTGCTACATACCTTGCCGTCATGCATGTCATCAATCGATTTACGATTTTATATGGCCGAAGGAAATTTACAGCGATGCTACTAACAGGCATTCTATTAAAGCTTGGTTTTGATAACGTATTTGGAATTACTCCTATAGACGTCGGTAATTTACAAGCGATCGGGTTGATTGTTCCCGGACTTATAGCGAACACGATTCAACGGCAAGGGGTTATACCCACGATTTCTAGCACAATGCTTCTAAGTTTTTTATCGTTCGGCGTACTCTTGCTTTACCAAACCTTTTTTGTCTAG